The Mesotoga sp. BH458_6_3_2_1 genome has a window encoding:
- a CDS encoding lysylphosphatidylglycerol synthase transmembrane domain-containing protein yields the protein MKKSTRNSMIAIALSILIILIILLVTDFSKSISYLSAAKPGWILLTFSLTVGTWLFEAITLKVFALMRSLSIPFTYLFKITVIGTFFNGITPFSSGGQPAQIVFMQRRGISVGESTAMLVSRFLIYQFVITFLGVAAILKAYPLVAGKISNLAILSIFGFALNSLVLVVLILFSLSPGFTEKLIRLVIGFLSKIKIVKEERELIEKAMRELRFFHSSMKDLIRRPVTLGIASLSTLAQLICMISIPYFVALSIGIPVNYLEITAVQLILFLVVSLIPTPGASGVSEGGYVLFFKSFFGEGIGAALLIWRFFSYFANIIFGGLLTAHEIGFKSRSRS from the coding sequence ATGAAGAAATCGACCAGAAACTCTATGATCGCGATCGCATTGAGTATCCTGATCATACTGATTATTTTGCTGGTCACCGACTTCAGCAAGTCGATTTCGTATCTTTCTGCAGCCAAACCAGGATGGATTCTCCTGACCTTCTCTCTAACAGTTGGAACTTGGCTCTTTGAAGCGATAACTCTCAAGGTTTTTGCGTTAATGCGTAGCCTGTCGATTCCCTTCACCTATCTTTTCAAGATAACGGTAATCGGTACGTTCTTCAACGGGATTACTCCCTTCTCCTCTGGAGGCCAGCCGGCCCAAATAGTATTCATGCAGAGAAGGGGCATTTCGGTAGGTGAATCCACTGCAATGCTGGTCTCAAGGTTTCTGATTTATCAGTTCGTTATAACATTTCTTGGCGTAGCCGCAATTCTCAAGGCATATCCCCTAGTTGCCGGAAAGATTTCTAATCTTGCCATTCTGTCGATCTTCGGTTTCGCACTAAACAGCCTCGTTCTTGTCGTGCTCATCTTATTCTCACTGAGTCCCGGATTCACAGAAAAGCTCATTCGTCTTGTGATTGGCTTCCTCAGCAAAATCAAGATAGTCAAGGAAGAAAGAGAGTTGATAGAAAAAGCCATGAGAGAATTGCGCTTCTTTCACTCTTCCATGAAAGACTTGATAAGAAGGCCAGTTACTCTAGGCATCGCATCACTAAGTACCCTGGCTCAGCTGATCTGCATGATATCTATTCCCTATTTTGTGGCGCTTTCTATCGGAATTCCGGTGAATTATTTGGAAATTACCGCAGTCCAACTTATTCTGTTTCTTGTTGTTTCTTTGATTCCGACTCCCGGTGCAAGCGGAGTTTCTGAGGGCGGATACGTGCTCTTTTTCAAATCTTTCTTCGGAGAAGGAATCGGCGCCGCACTGCTGATTTGGAGATTCTTCAGCTACTTTGCTAACATCATCTTCGGAGGACTGCTCACGGCACACGAAATTGGTTTCAAGTCTAGATCTCGTTCCTGA
- a CDS encoding glycosyltransferase produces MKVLLYSEGKKLFSKSGVGIALKHQMSALDKVGVKYTTNEEDSFDIVHINTIGPGAERVLKKSKKLGIPIIYHTHTTYEDFRNSFTLSNAIAPWLRKRLIKLYSSADFLISPTEYAKKLIMNYGITLPIKAVSNGVDNKKFTRSKSLAESFLSENHIRKPLVVSVGLPFERKGVIDFCQIADTRKDLTFYWFGAKISSLLPAKIRRLLKNPPDNVKFPGFIPQEMIIGPYSACDVFLFPSYEETEGIVVLEALATEAPIVLRDIPVYSEWMKHEENCLKGKDNQEFIKHIDRLLESNNLRKKLSSCGKETALERDLSIIGQKLKNIYLEVLDKKQ; encoded by the coding sequence ATGAAGGTTCTGCTATATTCCGAAGGTAAAAAGCTTTTCAGTAAGTCGGGCGTTGGAATAGCTCTCAAACATCAGATGTCTGCTCTTGACAAGGTGGGCGTTAAATACACGACTAATGAGGAAGACAGCTTTGACATCGTCCACATCAACACAATTGGACCCGGAGCAGAAAGAGTTCTCAAGAAATCGAAGAAGTTGGGGATTCCCATTATCTACCACACACATACAACCTATGAGGATTTCAGAAACTCGTTCACTCTTTCGAACGCGATTGCTCCTTGGCTAAGAAAAAGGTTGATTAAGCTGTATTCTTCGGCCGACTTCCTTATTTCGCCCACGGAGTATGCGAAGAAGTTAATCATGAACTACGGTATCACTCTGCCTATTAAGGCCGTTTCAAACGGTGTCGACAATAAGAAATTCACAAGAAGTAAATCTCTGGCAGAGAGCTTTCTTTCTGAAAACCACATCCGGAAACCCTTGGTCGTCTCTGTCGGGCTCCCTTTTGAAAGGAAGGGGGTAATAGATTTCTGCCAGATCGCCGATACAAGAAAGGATCTGACATTTTACTGGTTTGGAGCGAAGATAAGCAGTCTCCTGCCCGCAAAGATAAGGCGTCTTCTGAAGAATCCTCCGGATAACGTGAAGTTCCCCGGGTTCATTCCACAGGAGATGATTATCGGTCCATACTCTGCCTGTGATGTCTTCCTTTTTCCAAGCTATGAGGAAACTGAAGGGATTGTCGTTCTCGAGGCTCTGGCTACTGAAGCACCTATTGTCCTCAGAGACATTCCGGTTTACAGTGAATGGATGAAACACGAAGAGAACTGTCTCAAAGGCAAAGACAACCAGGAATTCATCAAACATATCGACAGACTGCTGGAAAGCAACAATCTCCGGAAGAAACTGTCTTCATGCGGAAAAGAGACCGCTTTGGAAAGGGATCTCTCGATAATCGGCCAAAAACTGAAAAACATCTATCTTGAGGTTCTTGATAAAAAGCAATGA
- a CDS encoding nucleoside-triphosphatase, whose product MKFFITGERNAGKSYLLERVKSLAKFTGFETRFDEDLVNLSINFFNGNSFLIGCRDNGRLRIVEEGFASATRLLGTMEIPSDHILIMDEIGFLEEDSPEFQQAVVSSLRRARHCLCVLRKGNFSFIGHLKASMGVGSIEITPENREEVYSRIVREIEKERAYLPSPGGDEGI is encoded by the coding sequence ATGAAATTTTTCATAACTGGGGAGAGAAATGCAGGAAAGAGTTATCTACTTGAAAGAGTCAAGTCCTTGGCCAAATTCACAGGTTTTGAGACGCGCTTTGACGAAGATCTTGTCAACCTATCCATCAATTTCTTTAATGGCAATTCGTTTCTAATAGGCTGCAGAGACAACGGGCGATTGAGAATTGTTGAAGAAGGGTTCGCATCAGCGACAAGACTCCTTGGAACTATGGAGATCCCGTCCGATCATATTCTGATAATGGATGAGATAGGTTTTCTCGAGGAAGACTCCCCCGAGTTCCAGCAAGCTGTAGTATCTTCTCTACGACGAGCAAGGCATTGTCTCTGTGTTCTCAGAAAGGGCAACTTCTCGTTTATTGGACACCTTAAGGCTTCGATGGGTGTCGGGAGCATCGAAATCACTCCTGAAAACAGAGAGGAAGTCTATAGCAGAATCGTCAGGGAGATAGAAAAAGAGAGGGCTTATCTACCCTCTCCTGGAGGCGACGAAGGGATTTGA
- a CDS encoding peroxiredoxin, giving the protein MAKKVAILLVVSLISSAMLFSGTLSGYLTERMGWTYIASGSDVEMSIYPPEGVSAIADERIFYGQITIGDSTVNIAIMNVEPPILWIDSDYDGCFLNNIPIKGQYRGTVINESRTYKFSQQLRVEYLSNGNSSYMTQDLEIHAILPKKEGVEVDYLLMSRREGLLEVDGELIEIALFPTAPDGLADKIDEVFIGIDLDRDGTIDMVHKNHELFEATSVIRINDKNYRVSEISRDGRKVTFEQVDEDAQNRPLLKKGSIAPLFEARDVFGETFSMSDYLGNPIIVVVTSKTPLEVFNGGFPCATGDCEDTGREEKRLRSLLNELVTWNEYSAKPEIELLWLYSGDEITSADSLEEYSWLHLIADKLAVELYSTPLSNGMFLISKDGRIEYLDDYVLQAGDGPIPTYPVFRIPTFGLTSYIWFREFVFDE; this is encoded by the coding sequence ATGGCTAAAAAGGTAGCGATATTGCTTGTCGTTTCGTTGATTTCGTCGGCGATGCTTTTTTCCGGTACTCTGTCCGGTTATCTTACGGAACGGATGGGCTGGACATACATCGCGAGCGGAAGCGATGTCGAAATGAGTATTTATCCACCGGAAGGAGTCAGCGCAATCGCAGATGAGCGTATTTTCTACGGACAAATCACAATCGGGGATTCAACTGTCAACATAGCGATCATGAACGTCGAGCCTCCGATCCTCTGGATCGACAGCGATTACGACGGCTGTTTCCTAAACAACATTCCGATAAAGGGACAATATAGAGGGACCGTTATCAATGAAAGCCGTACCTATAAATTCAGTCAACAGTTAAGGGTCGAATATCTTTCCAACGGGAATTCATCTTACATGACCCAGGATCTTGAAATTCACGCGATCCTTCCAAAAAAGGAAGGCGTCGAAGTCGACTACTTGCTCATGAGTAGAAGAGAAGGTTTGCTGGAAGTCGACGGAGAGCTTATCGAAATCGCCCTGTTTCCTACCGCGCCCGATGGCCTGGCCGATAAGATAGACGAAGTCTTCATCGGAATAGATCTGGACAGAGATGGAACTATAGACATGGTTCATAAGAATCACGAGCTTTTCGAAGCGACCAGCGTCATAAGAATCAACGACAAGAACTACAGAGTAAGCGAGATCAGCAGGGATGGCAGAAAAGTCACATTCGAGCAGGTCGATGAAGATGCCCAGAACAGGCCTCTGTTGAAAAAGGGTTCGATCGCACCTCTGTTCGAAGCCAGAGACGTATTTGGAGAGACCTTCTCTATGAGCGATTATCTCGGAAATCCCATCATCGTAGTCGTGACTTCAAAGACACCGCTTGAAGTTTTCAACGGCGGATTTCCATGCGCTACAGGTGATTGCGAAGATACTGGCAGAGAAGAGAAGAGGCTGAGAAGCCTTTTAAACGAGCTTGTCACATGGAACGAGTATTCCGCAAAACCAGAAATTGAGCTCTTATGGCTTTACTCCGGCGACGAGATCACTTCTGCAGACTCTCTTGAAGAATACTCCTGGTTACACCTGATTGCCGACAAATTGGCAGTGGAGCTTTACAGCACTCCGTTGTCGAACGGCATGTTCCTGATCTCTAAGGACGGTAGGATCGAGTATCTTGACGATTATGTCCTTCAGGCGGGAGACGGTCCGATTCCCACATATCCAGTTTTCAGAATTCCCACTTTCGGGCTTACCAGTTATATTTGGTTCAGGGAGTTCGTTTTTGACGAGTGA
- the ruvC gene encoding crossover junction endodeoxyribonuclease RuvC — protein MRVLGIDPGFGTVGYGVLEMRASKIELVSYGAIRTEPDEPIPDRLLKIHDQLERLLQECSPDESAVEELFFFRNVTTAIQVSEARGVILLAMRRHEVPIFEYTPHQVKLAVTGYGRAEKGQVQRTLKAFLRMKETPRPDDAADALAVAWCHLAARKFPGGVRKA, from the coding sequence GTGAGGGTCCTGGGAATTGATCCGGGGTTTGGTACTGTTGGATACGGTGTACTCGAGATGAGGGCGTCAAAGATTGAACTCGTTTCATATGGAGCGATCAGAACCGAACCCGATGAACCGATTCCAGACAGACTTCTGAAGATCCATGATCAGCTGGAAAGACTTCTACAGGAATGCAGTCCCGACGAGTCGGCAGTTGAGGAGCTTTTCTTTTTCAGGAATGTCACCACTGCGATACAGGTTAGCGAAGCACGGGGAGTGATTCTTCTTGCTATGAGGAGACATGAAGTGCCCATTTTTGAATATACTCCCCATCAAGTGAAGCTTGCGGTTACAGGTTACGGAAGAGCCGAGAAGGGACAGGTTCAGAGGACTTTGAAAGCCTTTCTGCGGATGAAGGAGACTCCGAGACCCGATGATGCTGCCGATGCTCTTGCGGTAGCCTGGTGTCACCTTGCCGCAAGGAAGTTTCCCGGAGGTGTTCGAAAGGCATGA
- a CDS encoding PolC-type DNA polymerase III produces MKLCMRNLELPIKRLLSNIIEADLSVECEGTEVSEISIDCDSKEIMIMIGCEVSIELKDFLESAFLEKASQFLKSSVRLYFQPVGSGTVDADEEISKGVSDAQFREILKLTNGASSYLASSEMVFSDDRILITVHDQFSFQRIGAKKQDLRKAIEKVCKKAIPFEVILDIRDDQNDLINEEVSKREVEKETTVSSDEVDTVLMGREIRAVSRKMKEVLGNESDLVVRGKVFGLESRNGKIFILTFNVTDHTDSLTVKLIGENARSLSEKLREGDEITIRGKMETDSWMKDEILIPRDIQRTALPKRVDESLEKRVELHLHTKMSALDSVVDVRELVNTLKDWGHEAAAITDHGVVQSIPEFYFAAKKKGIKPIFGMEGYMINDSQQISMNLDEEDSSLDDALFLVFDLETTGLNPKEDEIIEIGAIKMKGSEVLGTYSTFVKPEKELSAMITSLTGITEDMLSEARPIKEVLPEFTKFTEGCILVAHNASFDYGFVRNSVKKHFGGDWEMPCIDTLALAKSLFRSKSYSLDNVVKRLKLGHFDHHRAFEDAKVTAEVLKKFVQLAKKRGVQNVNELEKLRKNQNLDSLKPFHISILAKNKKGLENLYRLVTASHTKYFYMKPRIPKSLLADMREGLLIGSACVSGELSKAYIGGASTDELEEIAKFYDYIEVMPLDNIDTSEGETNMSRETLAKMYREFYKVGKRLNIPVVMTGDVHLLNPHDDIFRAAINAAQDYDNFQNQPSLYLHTTEEMLDKASEIFEDEIIVREVVIDNSRYIASLIEEVTPVEGKLHPPVIEGADEEVRKMAIENAESLYGSPLPEIVERRLNRELEAIIGHGYAVLYLIAQKMVKKSNEDGYVVGSRGSVGSSLVANVIGITEVNPLHPHYLCPECGKSIFPETDLECGYDLPDMNCPICGKKMSKNGQSIPFETFLGFEGDKVPDIDLNFSGEYQERAHSFIEELFGRDHVFRAGTISTLAERTAFGFVRAYSEKSGRNLRRAEQERIARGIVGVRRTTGQHPGGLMIVPKDMDVHSFTPVQHPANDTKGSTLTTHFAYEVIHDDLVKIDALGHDDPTFIKMLKDITGVDPEKIPMDDPETLSIFSSLKSLGVKYHELGTDMGTLGIPEFGTTFVRSMLSDTRPSTFGELVRISGLSHGTDVWLNNAKDIITSRQASLSNVIACRDDIMNYLIARGMEPKDAFKIMEKVRKGKGLSEEDEREVRSCGAPEWFVNSCKKIKYLFPRAHAAAYVSMGYRVAYFKVHYPLAFYSTYFSIKGGEFDIDICTSDTNSIKKEIIRLRADQDRNVKDRAKETLLEVVMEMIYRGFNFLNVDLMKSHPTRFLIEGKSLRIPFNRLQNMGYKAARSIEQEREKRVFSSVEDLVRRTSLNKTSVEMLRKYGALKGLAEKEQIRLF; encoded by the coding sequence ATGAAGCTGTGCATGAGGAATTTAGAGCTCCCAATAAAAAGACTTCTATCGAATATTATCGAAGCCGATTTGTCAGTAGAATGTGAAGGCACAGAAGTATCAGAGATATCTATCGACTGCGATTCAAAAGAAATTATGATCATGATCGGATGTGAGGTCAGCATAGAGCTCAAGGATTTTCTGGAGTCTGCATTTCTCGAAAAGGCTTCTCAGTTCCTCAAGTCCTCGGTCCGTCTCTATTTCCAGCCCGTGGGAAGCGGAACAGTCGATGCCGATGAAGAAATATCAAAGGGAGTTAGTGATGCGCAGTTCAGAGAGATATTGAAGCTCACAAATGGGGCGTCTTCATATTTGGCTTCTTCAGAAATGGTATTCAGTGATGACAGAATATTGATTACTGTTCACGATCAGTTCTCTTTTCAGCGAATCGGTGCGAAAAAACAGGACTTGAGAAAGGCAATTGAAAAGGTTTGCAAGAAAGCCATTCCATTCGAAGTAATACTAGATATCCGAGACGATCAGAATGATTTGATCAATGAAGAAGTTTCTAAAAGAGAGGTAGAAAAGGAGACAACCGTTTCTTCGGATGAAGTCGATACAGTCTTGATGGGCAGAGAGATAAGAGCCGTTTCTAGGAAGATGAAGGAAGTTCTCGGGAATGAATCCGATCTGGTTGTGAGAGGAAAGGTCTTCGGACTTGAAAGTAGGAACGGTAAGATTTTCATCCTCACATTCAACGTTACTGACCACACAGACTCTCTCACGGTGAAGTTAATTGGTGAAAACGCCCGCTCTCTTTCAGAGAAGCTCCGCGAGGGTGATGAGATAACTATCAGGGGGAAGATGGAAACAGACAGCTGGATGAAAGACGAAATCCTTATTCCGAGAGACATACAGAGAACAGCTCTTCCCAAACGTGTTGACGAATCTCTTGAGAAGCGAGTTGAACTCCATCTTCATACAAAAATGAGCGCTCTCGATTCGGTTGTGGATGTTCGAGAACTGGTCAATACCTTGAAGGATTGGGGACATGAGGCCGCCGCGATAACCGACCACGGTGTGGTCCAGTCCATTCCCGAGTTCTATTTTGCTGCAAAGAAGAAGGGAATCAAGCCAATATTCGGTATGGAAGGTTACATGATCAACGACTCCCAGCAGATATCAATGAATCTGGATGAAGAAGACTCATCGCTCGATGACGCTTTGTTCCTGGTTTTTGATCTCGAGACTACCGGTCTCAATCCCAAAGAAGATGAGATCATTGAAATAGGCGCCATCAAAATGAAGGGAAGTGAAGTCTTAGGCACTTACTCCACCTTTGTGAAGCCGGAAAAAGAACTCTCGGCAATGATCACAAGCCTGACGGGAATTACCGAAGATATGCTTTCCGAAGCACGCCCGATCAAAGAGGTGCTTCCCGAATTCACGAAGTTTACTGAAGGCTGCATACTAGTTGCACATAACGCTTCTTTCGATTATGGATTCGTCCGCAATTCAGTGAAGAAGCACTTCGGAGGCGACTGGGAAATGCCGTGCATCGATACCCTGGCACTCGCAAAGAGCCTTTTCAGGTCGAAGAGTTATTCCCTCGATAATGTTGTCAAACGGTTGAAGCTAGGTCATTTCGATCATCACAGAGCTTTCGAAGACGCAAAGGTGACGGCCGAAGTTCTGAAAAAGTTTGTTCAGCTGGCAAAGAAGAGAGGGGTTCAGAATGTGAATGAACTTGAGAAACTCAGGAAGAACCAGAATCTCGATTCGTTGAAACCCTTTCACATAAGTATACTTGCAAAGAACAAGAAAGGACTGGAGAATCTCTACAGATTGGTCACAGCTTCTCACACGAAGTATTTCTACATGAAGCCAAGAATCCCCAAGAGCTTGCTCGCTGATATGAGGGAAGGCCTTCTAATTGGCAGCGCATGCGTTTCCGGGGAGCTGTCTAAAGCCTATATAGGTGGAGCGAGTACTGATGAACTCGAGGAGATCGCAAAGTTTTACGATTACATTGAAGTCATGCCACTGGATAACATCGACACTTCGGAAGGCGAGACTAATATGTCGAGGGAAACGCTTGCGAAAATGTACCGGGAGTTCTATAAGGTGGGAAAGAGATTGAACATTCCAGTTGTAATGACGGGGGATGTCCATCTCTTGAATCCTCATGACGATATCTTCAGAGCAGCGATAAATGCAGCTCAGGATTACGATAACTTCCAGAACCAACCTTCGCTGTATCTCCACACTACAGAAGAGATGTTGGATAAAGCAAGCGAGATATTTGAAGACGAGATAATTGTCAGAGAAGTAGTCATTGACAATTCCAGATACATAGCTTCGCTAATTGAAGAAGTGACACCCGTTGAGGGCAAACTTCACCCTCCAGTAATCGAAGGAGCTGATGAAGAGGTACGGAAAATGGCAATCGAGAATGCCGAGAGTCTCTATGGCAGTCCTTTGCCAGAGATCGTTGAAAGAAGGCTTAATCGAGAGCTTGAAGCCATTATAGGCCACGGATACGCAGTTCTATATCTGATTGCTCAGAAGATGGTGAAGAAGTCTAATGAAGACGGTTACGTTGTTGGCTCAAGAGGTTCCGTAGGCAGCTCTCTAGTGGCAAACGTAATCGGTATAACTGAAGTAAACCCGCTCCACCCACATTATCTCTGTCCTGAATGTGGTAAGTCGATCTTTCCAGAAACTGATCTCGAATGCGGTTACGATCTTCCCGATATGAATTGTCCCATCTGCGGGAAGAAGATGTCGAAGAACGGGCAGAGCATACCATTCGAGACTTTTCTCGGATTTGAGGGAGACAAAGTGCCTGATATTGACCTTAATTTCTCCGGTGAATATCAGGAGCGCGCTCATTCTTTCATCGAAGAGTTGTTTGGAAGGGATCACGTGTTCAGGGCCGGTACAATTTCTACTCTTGCCGAAAGAACAGCCTTCGGTTTTGTCAGAGCCTATTCAGAAAAGAGCGGTAGAAACCTTCGAAGAGCAGAACAGGAGAGAATAGCGCGAGGAATCGTAGGTGTCAGGAGAACAACTGGTCAGCATCCCGGCGGACTGATGATCGTGCCAAAAGACATGGATGTTCATAGTTTCACACCGGTACAGCACCCCGCAAATGATACGAAGGGTTCAACGTTGACAACACACTTTGCTTATGAAGTCATACACGATGATCTTGTGAAGATAGATGCTCTGGGTCATGACGATCCCACTTTCATCAAGATGTTGAAAGACATCACTGGGGTCGATCCTGAAAAGATCCCTATGGATGATCCGGAAACGTTGTCAATCTTTTCTTCTTTGAAGTCCCTAGGTGTCAAGTATCACGAGCTAGGAACGGACATGGGAACCCTTGGGATTCCAGAGTTCGGCACTACTTTCGTTCGTAGTATGCTTTCAGATACTAGACCTTCTACCTTTGGTGAGCTTGTCAGAATCTCCGGTCTTTCACACGGAACAGATGTGTGGTTGAACAACGCTAAAGATATTATCACTTCTCGGCAGGCATCGCTGTCGAATGTCATTGCCTGTCGTGATGACATAATGAACTATCTGATTGCGAGGGGAATGGAGCCAAAAGATGCCTTCAAGATTATGGAGAAGGTCAGAAAGGGTAAGGGCTTAAGCGAAGAGGATGAAAGAGAGGTAAGGTCTTGCGGTGCTCCTGAGTGGTTTGTCAATTCCTGTAAGAAGATCAAGTATCTCTTTCCCAGAGCACATGCCGCTGCATACGTTAGTATGGGATACAGAGTGGCGTATTTCAAAGTACACTATCCCCTCGCCTTTTACAGCACCTATTTTTCGATTAAAGGCGGAGAGTTTGATATAGACATCTGTACCTCGGACACAAACTCAATCAAAAAGGAGATAATAAGATTAAGAGCTGATCAAGACAGAAATGTGAAAGACAGGGCGAAGGAGACACTCCTTGAAGTAGTGATGGAAATGATATACAGGGGATTCAACTTCTTGAATGTTGACCTCATGAAATCACATCCTACGAGATTCTTAATTGAAGGCAAATCCCTCAGGATACCCTTCAACAGACTACAGAACATGGGGTATAAAGCAGCGAGATCTATCGAGCAGGAAAGAGAGAAGAGGGTATTCTCTTCGGTTGAGGATCTGGTTAGGAGAACTTCTCTAAACAAAACAAGTGTAGAAATGTTGAGAAAGTATGGTGCGTTGAAGGGGCTCGCCGAGAAAGAACAGATAAGGCTGTTCTGA
- a CDS encoding ATP-binding cassette domain-containing protein: MSILEVRGIEKTYSGKRILKAVSFDLESGKLTVLGGLNGIGKSTLIKMMSGDIRPDSGEIVFDGHHVELRSIVEARRIGLSAVYQEYMLVPDLTVAENIFLGSGKFTISRKKMNSEASRLLSKFGLSFDPSSKVSSLSSDEQALLEFAAAVFSEPKVLMIDDLFSVLQTESRKRLLQMIEVIKNKGTAVLVVTTDPDLMLMADHLLFMDESGVEYLPCPIERGAILERMGASSDFSILPAEGELLIEISNLAGSGQDLSLKRGEVLNIFCESGELVRAFTRAMIRQDPFTDNSVPLFREAKSFFDRFSSRSSSTPAEKYFCSNLKNTGLVSQVMLKKSGSFKSSKSLKKSFILNKESVVSVKSFLAGLERIPGFSGLVSEEDKKLSQLRFDACDLYVFVRPLLGLDPVSVNALSTVLQEIVNRSKAAVIISDEAGSSMLSTRKMRSSE; the protein is encoded by the coding sequence ATGAGTATTCTTGAAGTTAGAGGAATTGAGAAGACATACAGTGGCAAGAGAATTCTGAAAGCTGTTAGTTTTGATCTGGAGAGTGGAAAACTGACTGTTCTAGGAGGTTTGAACGGCATAGGAAAGTCGACGCTCATCAAGATGATGAGCGGGGACATCCGTCCGGATTCAGGCGAGATAGTCTTTGACGGTCACCACGTCGAACTGCGGTCAATTGTTGAGGCGAGGCGGATCGGTCTAAGTGCCGTTTATCAAGAATATATGCTTGTTCCCGATCTTACAGTCGCTGAGAATATCTTTCTTGGATCCGGCAAGTTTACAATCAGCAGAAAAAAGATGAACAGCGAGGCTTCGCGACTGCTTTCCAAATTTGGTCTAAGCTTTGATCCTTCGTCAAAAGTCTCTTCACTTTCATCTGACGAGCAGGCGCTGCTGGAGTTTGCAGCTGCTGTCTTTTCGGAGCCCAAAGTTCTAATGATCGATGATCTGTTCTCAGTTTTGCAGACAGAATCCAGGAAGCGGCTTCTCCAAATGATTGAAGTGATCAAGAATAAAGGAACCGCAGTCCTTGTTGTAACCACCGATCCAGACTTGATGCTAATGGCAGATCATCTCCTTTTTATGGACGAGTCGGGAGTTGAGTACCTACCATGCCCGATCGAAAGGGGAGCGATACTTGAGAGAATGGGAGCCTCGAGCGATTTCTCAATACTTCCCGCAGAAGGAGAACTGCTGATTGAAATAAGTAACCTTGCCGGTTCAGGGCAAGATCTCAGTTTGAAAAGAGGAGAGGTTCTGAATATCTTTTGTGAAAGTGGAGAGCTGGTGAGAGCATTCACACGAGCTATGATCAGACAGGATCCTTTTACAGACAACTCGGTCCCTTTATTTAGAGAGGCGAAGAGTTTCTTCGATAGGTTTTCCTCCAGATCGTCTTCTACTCCAGCCGAAAAGTATTTCTGCTCAAACCTTAAGAATACAGGACTTGTTTCTCAGGTGATGCTGAAGAAATCGGGGAGTTTCAAATCATCCAAGTCACTCAAGAAAAGCTTCATTCTGAACAAGGAGAGCGTTGTTTCAGTCAAGAGTTTTCTTGCGGGTCTTGAAAGAATCCCGGGGTTCTCCGGCCTCGTGTCTGAGGAAGACAAAAAGCTTTCTCAGTTGAGGTTCGATGCCTGTGATCTCTATGTATTCGTAAGACCCCTGCTGGGGCTAGACCCGGTTTCAGTAAATGCTCTTTCGACCGTTCTTCAGGAAATTGTAAATAGATCTAAGGCCGCAGTAATTATCTCTGACGAGGCCGGAAGCAGTATGTTGAGCACGAGGAAAATGAGGAGCTCCGAATGA
- a CDS encoding alpha/beta hydrolase: MNPDFSYEKKKIEFSSGYIFKGKHYRCSIIKYASLYKNCTKGTENVEIYHFSPRERSVGSILILHGLGTVNIPFLFWMGSHLASAGLQASVMILPGNYTRTASGSTSGKDFFSPDLRRLTAFWEQAVVDTMTTIDLLQQENIWWDNNCLFGYCLGGMVSTIVSAIDKRINDLILMTVGGNIAKIIWQSPVLKSIRLSLRSGSGEEGYLNDEKRLNARFKEDSLAVKKMKSASELLESDLHPLFKIDPLAYARFNDSEKVTMIEALFDKALPVQTRKQLWEAFGRPKRYIVPIGHVSWFPFEYALGKYILKKLGIKEARKKMRLLESTKPTE, translated from the coding sequence ATGAATCCCGACTTCTCTTATGAAAAAAAGAAGATAGAGTTCTCCAGTGGTTATATATTCAAAGGTAAACACTATCGGTGCTCTATCATAAAGTATGCTTCTCTCTACAAGAATTGTACAAAGGGGACAGAAAACGTAGAGATCTATCATTTTTCTCCAAGAGAACGCTCTGTCGGCTCGATACTGATACTTCACGGTTTGGGCACAGTCAATATTCCCTTCCTCTTCTGGATGGGAAGCCATTTGGCAAGTGCCGGTCTCCAAGCCTCTGTGATGATTCTTCCGGGAAACTATACGAGAACGGCAAGTGGTTCTACTAGCGGAAAGGACTTTTTCTCGCCTGATTTGAGAAGGCTGACAGCGTTCTGGGAACAGGCCGTTGTAGATACCATGACGACCATAGATTTGCTCCAGCAAGAAAACATCTGGTGGGACAATAACTGCCTTTTCGGCTATTGCCTCGGAGGTATGGTCTCCACAATAGTCAGCGCAATTGACAAGAGAATAAACGACTTGATTCTGATGACCGTTGGAGGCAACATCGCCAAGATAATCTGGCAGTCCCCAGTGCTGAAGTCAATTCGCCTGTCGCTTCGAAGCGGTTCCGGTGAAGAAGGTTATCTCAACGATGAGAAGAGACTCAACGCGAGATTCAAAGAAGACTCTTTGGCAGTCAAGAAAATGAAGAGTGCTTCGGAGTTACTGGAATCCGATCTTCATCCCCTGTTCAAAATTGATCCCCTTGCTTATGCCCGGTTCAATGATAGCGAAAAAGTGACCATGATCGAGGCGCTTTTTGACAAAGCCCTTCCAGTACAGACGAGAAAACAGTTATGGGAGGCTTTCGGCCGACCCAAGAGATACATAGTGCCGATTGGACACGTTTCCTGGTTTCCCTTTGAATATGCTCTTGGAAAGTACATTCTGAAGAAACTGGGGATCAAAGAGGCAAGAAAAAAGATGCGCCTTCTGGAGAGTACCAAACCTACTGAATGA